Proteins from a genomic interval of Fundidesulfovibrio putealis DSM 16056:
- a CDS encoding ABC transporter permease, translating to MADSGLRRALAHPMFVAGMGLVGLISLAAIFAPLITPIDPTALDVNNVLRAPSLAHPFGTDALGRDVLSRMLYGGRVSLWVGFLAVGLSVALGLFFGLVAGYFGGLIDEVVMRGVDVMLCFPSFFLILAVIAFLEPSLTNIMIIIGLTSWMGVARLVRAEALTLKHRDFVRAAKLAGAGNPRILLRHILPNAAAPVLVSATLGVAGAILTESSLSFLGLGVQPPMPSWGNMLLEGKEVLEIAPWLSLFPGIAILLTVLGYNLLGESLRDILDPRLRQ from the coding sequence ATGGCTGATTCCGGCCTGCGCCGCGCCCTGGCGCACCCCATGTTCGTGGCGGGCATGGGCCTTGTGGGGCTCATCTCCCTGGCGGCCATCTTCGCGCCGCTCATCACGCCCATTGACCCGACGGCCCTGGATGTGAACAACGTGCTCAGGGCCCCGAGCCTCGCCCATCCCTTCGGCACCGACGCCCTGGGGCGCGACGTGCTCTCGCGCATGCTCTACGGCGGGCGCGTGTCTTTGTGGGTTGGCTTTCTGGCCGTGGGCCTGTCCGTGGCGCTTGGGCTCTTCTTCGGCCTCGTTGCGGGCTACTTCGGCGGCCTGATCGACGAAGTGGTGATGCGCGGCGTGGACGTAATGCTCTGCTTCCCGTCGTTTTTCCTGATTCTGGCGGTGATCGCCTTTCTGGAGCCGTCGCTGACCAACATCATGATAATAATCGGCCTGACCTCCTGGATGGGCGTGGCCCGACTCGTGCGCGCCGAGGCACTGACGCTCAAGCACCGCGACTTCGTGCGCGCTGCCAAGCTGGCCGGGGCCGGGAACCCGCGCATTCTGCTGCGACACATCCTGCCCAACGCCGCCGCGCCCGTGCTGGTGTCGGCGACGCTTGGCGTGGCGGGCGCGATACTGACCGAATCGTCGCTGTCGTTCCTGGGGCTCGGGGTGCAGCCGCCCATGCCCTCCTGGGGCAACATGCTGCTGGAAGGCAAGGAAGTGCTTGAGATCGCCCCTTGGCTATCGCTCTTCCCAGGTATCGCCATCCTGCTGACCGTGCTGGGGTACAACCTGCTGGGCGAATCGCTGCGAGACATTCTGGACCCGAGGCTGAGGCAGTAA
- a CDS encoding ABC transporter permease, which translates to MLALLHRLLIKTVWLVVVFLGITLVSFWVMHLAPGKPTDLQTDLNPLITPEAVARLEKLYGLDQPVHIQYWLWLKRLSKLDFGNALTGDRRPVWDKIKERLPLTFGMNLAALILTLSLAIPIGVTAAAKQNGFFDRASTVFVFVGFAMPGFWLALLLMLLFGIVWPIFPISGLTSPDHALMPWWRQTLDLCAHLALPMFIYVFGGLAGMSRYMRSSMLEVLRQDYILTARAKGLSERVVIYRHALRNALLPVITLLGLSIPGLIGGSVIIEQIFSLPGLGQLFYQGVMSRDYPLIMANLVLGAGLTLAGNMLADVGYSLADPRIRSGGGNG; encoded by the coding sequence GTGCTAGCCCTGCTGCATCGACTTCTCATCAAAACCGTCTGGCTCGTCGTGGTGTTCCTGGGGATCACCCTGGTGAGCTTCTGGGTCATGCATCTGGCCCCCGGCAAACCCACCGACCTCCAGACGGACCTGAACCCGCTCATCACCCCCGAGGCCGTGGCGCGCCTGGAAAAGCTCTACGGCCTGGACCAGCCCGTGCACATCCAATACTGGCTGTGGCTGAAACGCCTCTCCAAGCTGGACTTCGGCAACGCCCTCACCGGCGACCGCCGCCCCGTCTGGGACAAGATCAAGGAGCGACTGCCGCTTACCTTCGGCATGAACCTGGCCGCGCTTATCCTCACGCTCTCTTTGGCCATCCCAATAGGCGTCACGGCAGCGGCCAAACAGAACGGCTTCTTCGACCGGGCGTCCACCGTGTTCGTGTTCGTGGGCTTTGCCATGCCCGGATTCTGGCTGGCGCTGTTGTTGATGCTGCTTTTCGGCATCGTCTGGCCCATTTTCCCCATCTCGGGCCTGACCTCGCCGGACCACGCCCTGATGCCCTGGTGGCGCCAGACCCTGGACCTGTGCGCGCATCTGGCCCTGCCCATGTTCATCTACGTGTTCGGCGGGCTTGCGGGCATGAGCCGTTACATGCGCTCCTCCATGCTGGAGGTGCTGCGCCAGGACTACATTCTCACCGCGCGCGCCAAGGGCCTGTCCGAACGCGTGGTCATCTACCGCCACGCCCTGCGAAACGCCCTGCTGCCGGTGATCACCCTGCTGGGCCTGTCCATCCCCGGCCTCATCGGCGGCTCGGTCATCATCGAGCAGATATTCTCCCTGCCGGGCCTGGGGCAGCTCTTCTACCAGGGCGTCATGTCGCGCGACTATCCGCTCATTATGGCCAACCTGGTGCTCGGCGCGGGCCTGACCCTGGCCGGAAACATGCTGGCCGACGTGGGCTACTCCCTGGCCGACCCGCGCATCCGCTCCGGAGGCGGCAATGGCTGA
- a CDS encoding PAS domain S-box protein, which produces MAKHRNNSSPDERKVDALLDAKTSLRTVLEASPMSMFVIGQDRTLLFINSIARDLFKFHPTECTNCFCDLIACRSRSLNQSECGQSPECLQCELSNAIETILKGEGGAAGLRGESRFYSDRDQDVLWVKFAVTPLYIDGMRYALVSVEDITENKLTEETILARERRFSEIVRYSFDSITILDAEGIQIFVSDAVERMLGYNPSELIGIPVIKTMIHPDDQERVMATFTTILKDGMGGTQYRHKHKNGSWVYLEAWGTNQLENPDIRGVFVNVRDITERKLAEHALSVSEERFKSIVESSPMGIHFYQLDENDRLILVAANPASDSLLNIEHSKLIGMFIEDAFPGLNGTNIPEMYREVALGKICMQTFETPYQDKNISGVFEVYVFKTGHRAVATLYLDITGRKKMQDLIIQSEKMMSVGGLAAGMAHEINNPLSGIVQNVQVLMSRLAAEIPGNLSAAAHAGCSFDSIKCYMEKRGIFSALESIQHAGERAAHIVSSMLEFSRKSTSGHVPISINALLDKTLELCSTDYDLEKKYDFRHIRTVRDYDPVLPLVSCIEAQIQQVVMNILTNAAQAMAGTPSPVISLKTFADGEWACIEIEDNGSGIAEDVSRHVFEPFFTTKPVGKGTGLGLSVSYFIIVDNHNGTINVESMPDKGTKFIVRLPISPNRTDKF; this is translated from the coding sequence ATGGCCAAGCACCGTAACAACTCAAGTCCTGACGAACGGAAGGTGGATGCGTTGTTGGACGCCAAGACCAGCCTGCGCACAGTTCTCGAAGCCTCGCCGATGAGCATGTTCGTCATTGGCCAAGATCGCACCCTCCTGTTTATCAACTCCATTGCCCGAGATTTGTTTAAGTTCCACCCGACTGAATGCACGAATTGCTTCTGCGACCTCATTGCATGTAGAAGCAGAAGTTTGAATCAAAGTGAGTGCGGTCAATCCCCTGAATGTCTGCAATGCGAGTTGAGCAACGCCATCGAAACGATTCTGAAGGGTGAGGGAGGGGCCGCAGGTCTGCGCGGCGAATCCCGTTTTTACTCTGACAGAGACCAGGATGTCTTATGGGTGAAATTTGCCGTTACTCCACTCTATATTGACGGAATGCGGTACGCATTAGTCAGTGTGGAGGATATAACTGAAAACAAGCTGACTGAAGAGACTATTCTGGCGAGAGAACGGCGTTTCTCGGAGATTGTCCGGTACTCATTTGATTCGATAACAATTCTTGATGCGGAAGGAATTCAAATTTTTGTCAGTGATGCGGTTGAGAGGATGCTGGGGTACAATCCGTCAGAACTGATAGGGATTCCTGTCATCAAGACAATGATTCACCCAGATGATCAGGAGCGGGTTATGGCAACGTTTACAACAATTTTGAAGGATGGAATGGGGGGGACTCAGTACAGACATAAGCATAAGAACGGCTCATGGGTGTATCTTGAAGCATGGGGGACGAACCAACTGGAGAATCCAGATATCCGTGGGGTATTCGTTAACGTTCGTGATATCACCGAGAGAAAGCTAGCTGAGCATGCATTGAGTGTGTCTGAGGAGCGTTTCAAAAGCATTGTGGAATCTTCTCCGATGGGCATACATTTCTACCAATTAGATGAGAATGATCGATTGATCCTTGTTGCTGCAAACCCAGCGTCAGACAGTTTGCTTAACATTGAGCATTCAAAGCTCATTGGCATGTTCATTGAGGACGCTTTCCCAGGTCTCAATGGGACTAACATACCGGAAATGTATCGAGAGGTTGCGCTTGGAAAAATCTGCATGCAGACGTTCGAGACGCCATATCAGGACAAAAATATTTCAGGAGTCTTCGAGGTATATGTTTTCAAAACAGGACATAGGGCGGTCGCAACGTTGTATCTCGACATCACCGGTCGCAAGAAGATGCAGGATTTGATAATTCAATCTGAAAAAATGATGAGCGTTGGCGGATTAGCTGCCGGGATGGCGCACGAGATAAATAATCCCTTAAGCGGAATTGTGCAGAATGTTCAGGTGTTGATGAGTCGCCTTGCAGCTGAAATTCCAGGGAATTTAAGTGCTGCAGCGCATGCCGGATGCTCATTTGACTCGATCAAGTGCTATATGGAGAAACGCGGCATCTTTTCTGCGCTTGAGTCCATACAGCATGCTGGAGAAAGAGCCGCTCATATAGTTTCAAGCATGCTTGAGTTTAGTCGCAAAAGTACATCAGGCCATGTCCCGATAAGCATAAACGCTCTTTTGGATAAGACCTTAGAGCTTTGTTCTACGGACTACGACTTGGAAAAGAAATACGATTTCAGGCATATTCGGACTGTTCGAGATTATGACCCCGTCCTGCCACTTGTTTCATGTATTGAAGCGCAAATTCAGCAAGTAGTTATGAACATCCTAACCAACGCAGCTCAGGCCATGGCCGGGACTCCTTCTCCAGTCATCTCATTAAAAACGTTTGCGGACGGTGAGTGGGCGTGCATTGAGATTGAAGACAATGGGTCTGGCATCGCCGAGGACGTCAGCAGGCACGTCTTCGAGCCGTTTTTCACTACTAAACCCGTCGGAAAGGGTACGGGGCTCGGCCTTTCTGTGTCTTATTTCATTATTGTTGACAATCATAATGGCACAATTAATGTCGAGTCTATGCCTGACAAGGGCACCAAGTTTATTGTCCGCTTGCCAATTTCGCCGAATCGCACCGATAAATTTTAG